The following is a genomic window from Serratia ficaria.
CCGCTGGTCGAGCGGAAAGGCCATCAGCGGCTCGGCCATGGCGGCGATGCGCCGGAACTGGGTCAGCAGTTCCTGCCGGCGGGCATCGTCCAGCTCCAGCGCCAGGATGGTTTCCATCTGGCGAATGTAGGTCGCCCAGTCGGCGGCGGTGTGGTGGTCCATAGGTTCTCCCGGTAATCAAAAGTGGCTAGAAGCCGGCGGCGCTGCCGTTGCTGCGCGGATCGAAGGCGCCTTCGAGCATGCCGTTGGTATGCCGCACGATGGCGCCGGCGTGGCCGACCGCTTCGCTGAAGTCCGGCAGCAGTTCAACCTCGTGGCCGCGTCGGCGCAGGTAATCGAGGGTTTCCGCGCTGAAGCGGCCTTCCAGTTTCAACGCGTCGGAGCTTTCGCCCCAGGTGCGGCCGAGCAGCCAGCGCGGCGCGCTGATCGCCTGCTGCAGCGGCAGCCCCTGCACCACATGGCGCACGAACAGCGCCGCCTGGGTCTGCGGCTGGCCGTCGCCGCCCATCGAGCCGTACACCAGCGTGCGGCCGTCGTACAGCCTGGCGGCGGCCGGATTCAGGGTGTGGAACGGCTGCTTGCCCGGCGCCAGCGCCAGCAGGTGGTCGGCGTCCAGGCTGAAGGACGCGCCGCGGTTTTGCCACAGCACGCCGCTTTGCGGCAGCACCACGCCGCTGCCAAATTCATGATAGATGCTCTGAATGAAAGACACCGCCAGGCC
Proteins encoded in this region:
- the hpxX gene encoding oxalurate catabolism protein HpxX — translated: MDHHTAADWATYIRQMETILALELDDARRQELLTQFRRIAAMAEPLMAFPLDQRLEIAGVYRA